One window from the genome of Hyalangium ruber encodes:
- a CDS encoding phosphatase PAP2 family protein, giving the protein MTSLSPAKTGSKAFPWLISLFGVGHLAFVAAMGKLRWEHAAADLLLVGLAWAGPAPRRFLRGAFPLYLTGLLLDTQWLWLGLRGRIHTGDLWDLELALFAAPGNTTWPAYFETRTHAVLDFFCGFSYAAYLYEVFALALLYFFRKHPRFEVMCWAFMLCNAIGVVTYIVYPAAPPWYVMQYGPGPADLAAAPSQAGTARFDALLGIRYFANFYARNPNVFGAMPSLHAAYPVLVVWQAWGLGRAWRVGTIAFAALVAFSAIYLQHHYILDVVAGVVVALVACSAVEYAFARRESSAVTPVPLVPGGDSRA; this is encoded by the coding sequence TGGCTCATCTCCCTGTTCGGGGTGGGCCACCTCGCCTTCGTCGCCGCGATGGGGAAGCTGCGGTGGGAGCACGCCGCGGCGGACCTCTTGCTCGTGGGGCTGGCTTGGGCCGGCCCCGCGCCGCGGCGTTTTTTGCGGGGCGCCTTCCCGCTGTACCTCACCGGACTGCTGCTGGACACCCAGTGGCTGTGGCTGGGGCTGCGGGGGCGCATCCACACCGGTGACTTGTGGGACCTGGAGCTCGCGCTGTTCGCCGCGCCGGGCAACACCACCTGGCCGGCCTACTTCGAGACACGCACCCACGCGGTGCTCGACTTTTTCTGTGGCTTCTCCTACGCGGCCTACCTCTACGAGGTGTTCGCGCTGGCCCTGCTGTACTTCTTCCGCAAGCACCCGCGCTTCGAAGTCATGTGCTGGGCCTTCATGCTGTGCAACGCCATCGGGGTGGTGACGTACATCGTCTACCCCGCGGCTCCGCCCTGGTACGTCATGCAGTACGGCCCGGGGCCGGCGGACCTGGCGGCAGCTCCGAGCCAGGCGGGTACCGCGCGCTTCGACGCGCTGCTGGGCATCCGCTACTTCGCCAACTTCTACGCTCGTAACCCCAACGTGTTTGGCGCCATGCCCTCGCTGCATGCCGCCTACCCCGTGCTGGTCGTCTGGCAAGCATGGGGGCTGGGGAGGGCCTGGCGCGTCGGTACCATCGCCTTCGCCGCGTTGGTGGCATTTTCAGCCATATATCTGCAGCACCACTACATCCTGGACGTCGTGGCCGGGGTCGTCGTTGCCCTGGTGGCGTGCTCGGCCGTGGAGTACGCCTTCGCCCGCCGTGAATCATCGGCCGTCACGCCCGTCCCCCTCGTGCCTGGAGGAGACAGCCGTGCTTGA